In a single window of the Terriglobales bacterium genome:
- a CDS encoding M20/M25/M40 family metallo-hydrolase, whose protein sequence is MDLVRLTRQLVDIESITGNEAAVAEFLAGVLSTSGYHVELMPVEGRRSNIYATPAESPRPQLVFSTHLDTVPPFISSSEDEEKIYGRGACDAKGIIAAQVAAAQRLRSEGHAAGLLFLVGEERDSLGARVANQRSPGVRFLINGEPTENKVAVASKGTLRVEVVARGRMAHSAYPHLGESATEKLVRALDRLLAMPLPSDPEIGSTTFNIGLIEGGRAPNVIPDHACAHLLYRLIGPAEELKQNIVAAVGDLATIEFGLEIPFVRLHALDGIPSMVAAFTTDIPALTNWGQPLLLGPGSIHVAHTEAEYVEKKQLHDAVNLYCSIARRLLASV, encoded by the coding sequence ATGGACCTCGTCCGCCTCACGCGCCAGCTCGTGGACATCGAGTCCATCACCGGCAACGAAGCTGCTGTGGCGGAGTTCCTTGCCGGCGTGCTCTCCACCTCCGGTTATCACGTGGAGCTGATGCCGGTCGAAGGCCGCCGCTCGAACATCTACGCCACGCCGGCCGAATCGCCGCGTCCACAACTGGTCTTTTCCACCCATCTGGACACGGTCCCGCCCTTCATTTCCTCCTCCGAGGACGAGGAAAAGATCTACGGCCGCGGCGCCTGTGACGCCAAGGGCATCATCGCCGCACAGGTCGCCGCCGCCCAGCGCCTGCGAAGCGAAGGCCATGCCGCCGGCCTGCTCTTTCTGGTCGGCGAAGAGCGTGACAGTCTCGGCGCCCGCGTCGCCAACCAGCGCTCGCCCGGCGTGCGTTTCCTCATCAATGGCGAACCCACGGAAAACAAGGTTGCCGTAGCGTCCAAGGGCACGCTGCGCGTCGAGGTCGTCGCTCGCGGCCGCATGGCTCACTCCGCCTATCCCCACCTGGGCGAATCCGCCACCGAAAAGCTGGTACGTGCGCTCGACCGTCTGCTCGCCATGCCGCTGCCCTCCGACCCGGAGATCGGCTCTACCACTTTCAACATCGGCCTCATCGAAGGCGGCCGCGCCCCCAACGTCATCCCCGACCACGCCTGCGCCCACCTGCTCTACCGGCTCATCGGTCCTGCCGAAGAACTCAAGCAGAACATCGTCGCCGCCGTCGGGGATCTGGCCACGATCGAGTTCGGTCTCGAGATTCCTTTCGTCCGTCTCCACGCCCTGGACGGCATTCCCAGCATGGTGGCCGCTTTCACCACCGACATCCCAGCCCTCACCAACTGGGGCCAGCCCCTTCTGCTTGGCCCCGGCTCCATCCACGTCGCCCACACCGAGGCCGAGTACGTGGAAAAGAAGCAGCTTCACGA